In the Gammaproteobacteria bacterium genome, GCCGGTGGGCGGGGTGGACTCTGTTGTTGCAGGGTATCCAGGGCGAGAATAGCTAACTCTTCCTCGCGGTTAGGATAACTCACCCAGGTGTGCATCAAGAATCGGTCGAGTTGCGCCTCGGGCAGGTGATAGGTACCTTCGTGCTCAATGGGATTTTGGGTGGCTAACACCATGAACAAGCGTGGTAGGCGGTACGTGGTCTGACCTACCGTGATTTGCTGTTCACCCATCGCTTCCAACAATGCCGACTGAACCTTAGCAGGTGCGCGGTTGACCTCATCGGCGAGCAGGATGTTATGGAACAGCGGACCGGGGCGAAATTGAAATTCCCCTTTTTCCTGAAGATAGATATCGGTACCGACGAGATCAGAAGGCAGCAGGTCGGGAGTGAACTGGATGCGATGAAAATCTCCCTCAATCCCTTCAGCAAGCGCCTTGACTGCCGTGGTTTTGGCCAATCCTGGCATTCCCTCAACCAGCATGTGGCCATCGGAAAGCAGGCATACCAACATACTGTCGATGAGATGTTGTTGACCGATGATGCGCGTCGCCAGATGGGCACGTAGGGTACTAAGTGGCAAGGACTCCATGGGAGTGATTTTCCTAGAAAAAAGCTGAGGGAGATCAATTAATCAGATTTTAGAGCAGCACTAAGCATTTAGGTGTGGATCGCTCTTCTTTAAATAGAGCCGCATACCCTGACCCAAAGTAATGGTAGCGCGACGCTTTCTAAATCGCAACGCACCAGGACGATTTCAATCATCCCATGAATAAAGCTCGATTGAATTCACGATTTTTTTCTAATCGCGGGAGTAACGTATGTCGGAAGAAAGTGACCAGGAACGTACCGAGGCTGCGACGCCACGACGCCTGGAGGAGGCCAGGGAAAGGGGTCAAGTGCCTCGCTCCCGAGAACTTAACACCCTGGTGGTAACCTTGACGGGCGCAATTGCCCTGCTTATTTATGGCAAACAATTCGTTGCGGCGCTTGCTGACCTGATGCGCCGTGGATTTTCCCTGACCCGTGGCCAGGCTCATGATTCACTTTGGCTGACGCGCATGTTTAGCGAACTTTCATTGACCGCTTTACAAGACTTTACGCCATTACTCATCTTGCTTGTGATCGCAGCCCTGGTTTCACCTCTGGCTTTGG is a window encoding:
- a CDS encoding MoxR-like ATPase produces the protein MESLPLSTLRAHLATRIIGQQHLIDSMLVCLLSDGHMLVEGMPGLAKTTAVKALAEGIEGDFHRIQFTPDLLPSDLVGTDIYLQEKGEFQFRPGPLFHNILLADEVNRAPAKVQSALLEAMGEQQITVGQTTYRLPRLFMVLATQNPIEHEGTYHLPEAQLDRFLMHTWVSYPNREEELAILALDTLQQQSPPRPPAKILSQEELFAARREAAQVFIDKRIYDYIVDLILATRKPAPYDADLARWCRYGASPRASIALARCARARAWLNNDRYVSPAHIQAVAADVLRHRILLTFEGEADGVTTNDFVNKLLQVVAVP